Part of the Aquila chrysaetos chrysaetos chromosome 6, bAquChr1.4, whole genome shotgun sequence genome, CATCACAGTAAGGAGCATGGTAACAGGGAATCTCAGAAATGAGCCCACACTAGGGCTTGGCTCACAGAAGAGGCTCTTCTAGGTGTAGCTGTTGCAGTCTTTCTGCCCTTGAGAGctcttactgtttttctttgtgggGCTTGTTTTTACCTGGTTTCTCAAATGTCGGTAGTACTGTTACCATGCCTTTGTCCATGGTATCTTCGCAGTGCTGGTGATGACTCAGTGACAGGTGAACGTAAGTGCAGTGCTAGACGTGTCATGCTAGATTGATGCAATGTTCCTCTCAGTAATCCTCCACCTTATCTGCTACTCCAAATCCCATCATAgccttaaaaatgttaaaaaaaaaaaaaaaaaaaaaaaaaaggtgggggcAGGACACCCTCAAAACCTTGTTGATTGACCACTGCTTGATAAGTATTTAGACTTCTCTGAAGACATAGGTAgatatctgaaaaataattcttaagtcttccatttctgtgtttcagtatgACTTACCTAACCCAGCATTAGTGTGACTAAACAGGAACACGGGGGCCAGACTGTATTACGGGTTGAGGAGCACAGACcgattttttttgagaatagCAGCAGACTGCTACCCTGTGATGGTGGCTGCTGTTTTTCCACCACAAAGGTTGATTGAGATGTTTCTTTATATACTCTggactgctgctgttttttgttttgtggctAATAAGGCTGCTGATCCAAAGCCAAACTAGGGtgatggaaatatattttgttattgCTTTGAATTATATCCCTAAAGTGTGAGAATTTACCTGTTCACCTACATATATCTAACAGTCTTGTTACCTACCCTTTTATCTAACCTGGCCTCTGAATTGAATTGTGACGCAGGAGTTGTAATACATCTGTAACACATTTAGAGTGTTCTCTTACCACAGGTCCAGTGTAGCCTTTCTTGTTGACTAAATAAGATGACTCAACAGGTTCTTTGCCCTCAGATTGGCTttaattttcatgctttctctacctctttttcctttcccttggcTCGTCAACTCCTGTTGTATTAGAAGCTATTAAAAACTGTAGTAGGCTGAAAGAGAGTAACTGCAGCGGTAGCTATCAGAGAGACATGGCTGCATTCCAATAACctatttttacaaaacaagtTACTACAGCTATAGTCTTTCAGTTCTAGGCTTGAAACAGTGTTTCTCGCTTGTGCTGTTAATATTCTCCTGTTTGGGGTTCTTGCAAAGATCAAGGGTGGAGGAGACACTCCCTAGTCCTCTGCAGTACCAGGGGAACATTGTTAGGTAATGATGAGTAGATAGGGAAGTATGTGCAATAGCCTTTGTACAAACATGGCCGTTCATAGGGCAGTTGCTGTGTGTGTGGTTTCACTGCATAAGCATGATGTGCAGAGTTCTGTTTGTAAAAGCAGAGTCATGCTACTCCTGCTTTTTCCTGATttccgcccccccgcccccttctcctccccagtgTAGAAGGAAGTTTTTGCATAAATGAAGGGGAGCCAGTTCTGATTTTGATGTGATCTGTTAATCCTACTGCAGAGAGGTTCCAGAATCTTGTGAAAACATTATTCATTCatcttttgttgttgtcttgtttgtttggttttgattttttatgggggggggggggggtggggtgttgTAATTCACGACTCACTCAAAAGGTAGAAGAAAAGTTCAGTATGAAGACTGTAATAAACCtgattgcttttcttctatCAGACTCTGgaaaggaagcttttttttttttttttttttcccatttaacaATACTATCTTCAATTGCAAATAAGTACAACTTAAAACAGCATGATTAGGAATTGACTGAGCCAGATCAAGAGATTGTCATTCAGGCTTTCTCTTTAGGTGCTGAAGATACTGCTTGGCCCTGGCGAATGACATTTAGTAACCTGCTTAGTGATGTTATAAAACTTTCTTACGGGCTTCTGAATACTAGTGTTATGGGTCTAGTAGATTTGTAGAACTTACTTCCTTTTATAAGTGAACCTGCTCATTTATTCTTGATTTTAATTGCTCTTActttgcatgtgtgtatttCAGAGCACATCTAGTTAATGTGAATTGGCATTTATGCAACAGCTTTTTATCTTCAAAGCATGATAACAATAATTAGTGAAGTCTTCAGCCTTGGCCTGTCCCCAGACTGCAGGGCAACACTGTCTGTCTTTTAAAGATAGGAAgtgatttaaaactaaattcTTAAAACTAAGAGCTGGTGAAGGTTCCTGAGGATAAATTTTCATGCAGATGACTTGcggcttattttttttcttcatcatttgAAAGCTATATCAGTCAATATTTACCCAGTCGTTATGCTGACTGGCAGTTTTGTTCCCCAGTAATGCtgttgaaataattaatttgtacACCTCTCATCCCATGTGACTGTTTCAGTATGTATGTGGCTCATTATTCAGTGGCGCTCTCACTGTGTGCTTGAGGACAAGTATCTCAGACCTTAACAGTAATGCTGAACTTTCTAATTATCTCCCCTTTCCTACCATACTTAAAGGTGAAGCTGTGTTTGCACGGTGCCTGTCTTCCCTCAAGGATGAGAGAGTACAGGCCAGTAAGCTGCTGGATGGGCCTAAAATGACTCAGTTCAGTGGGAACAAGAAAGCTTTTCTGGAGGACATACGCAAGGTGAGTCATTGTGCTTGCCAGAGTGCTGTATTAAAGCTGCATATCAAAGCAGGTTTTGGATGCTGTAAACCCTGGTGAGGAGTTTTTGTGTTTCCATTTCATGACAAGTGGTTCCTGCTTTCAGCCATCCCACTGTGCGTTGTCTAGTGGTGTCCACAAAGCACAGTGTGACCAATGTCTTTCCTGACCAAAGAATAGTCCTGAAGGAATTCAAGTCTAAGCCACAGTGGGCAGTGACAACTACCTGGGGTGCAGAAGTCATAATTTATGCACAGGAGCTTACTTTTTCACCCTTCAACACTCCTGTCTTTGTAAGGGGGATAATAACTCTTGATCTCTCTCTGTGGAAACCAAACTTTCCAACAATTAGAAAGGATATTTGGGTTCTCATATAGCTGGAATGTGGCTTCTCTACTAATCCCTAATGAGATGTGGACTAAACAGAGCATGTAGACTGTGAAGTTAATCATTCAACTTTGTGGGACTTCACTTGGAttgtgaatttgtttttttaggCCCTGTATGCTTCCAAGATTATTTCATATGCTCAAGGCTTCATGCTGCTGAGACAAGCAGCCAAAGAATTTGGCTGGACACTGAATTATGGTGGCATTGCACTAATGTGGAGGGGAGGCTGCATCATCAGAAGGTAATTAAGATGAGGAGGTAACTTAGTTGCTGAGGGCAGAAGAGCAGGCTATTTAGTTTATGGGGTGCTAGACTGACAAGCCTAGAGATTTTCTTGGAAAATCCATGGAGTTAATCTGCTGATAAGATACTGAGAAGCTGTTTCTGTAGACGGCACTAAAGGTTACCAGATGAAGCCAATTCTGTGGTGGTTTGGCTACTGCAGATTTTCTTCGGTCTTCGTTTTGTTTGCATCTTTCTCAATGTTTGGAATCTGAGTTTGCCTGAGTCAAATTTTGGCACTTGTAAGTTTGGGATTCTGTACCTTTGTTGGAAGCTGTGAAATTTTATTCCTGGTTTACATGTGTTCTGCCTAGTGTGTTCCTGGGAAAAATCAAAGATGCTTTTGATCGAAACCCTGAGCTCCAGAATTTGCTGTTGGATGATTTCTTTAAGACAGCTGTTGAAAACTGTCAGGTGAGTTTCCAAGGAAGGAAGAGCATAAAAAACCCAATAGTTTACAGTCTGaacttcttcagtttcttcccCAGGAATTACCTTCACAAGTAAATTTagactaaaaaaattaaaaggtagAGAATTCAGCATCCTTAATCCCAAAGATCTCTAACCAATCCTTAAGCTCCTTGGGACTGTGTATGTGTATCTGTATGCACATAATGTATGGGTGTAGGAATTCATCATCTATGGCTTCAAGGTACCCTTCTTTAGTAGAACGTATCAGTCTTATAGGatcaggacaggaaaaaaactacATAGTTGGAGCTGGTTGAAATTGAACAAGAAAGTTACTGTGATGAGGTAGGCTATACTGAGGTCCAAATTAGAATTTTGTCAGCCACCAGGGTTAGCAACCTGTCCTTGAAAAAATGCCTACAAATGCCTCTTTGCCTctatttcatcagaaaattgGAGAATGTTAGTTctaaatgacaggaaaaaaagggggttcCATCACTGAAGCACTGCTTTATAAATCAGCGTCCAGATACATCAAGCAATGAACCGAGGTCTCATGTGATGTTGCAAGATATATTTGTACTGTCAACCTAAAGATAACACAGGAGCAAACAAACGTATAGTCCTTGTTGTGTCATGGTTCTTCTCTTTGATACTAGCCAAGCTACTATTAGAAAATTAAGGTTTCCATTTTACTGTTACAGAAGAGTCTTAGGCAGAAATCTCGCAATTCAGAAGAACTGtgatgtgaggaaaaaaatgtctagCCTGTGTGAACATTCTCATCACTGCCCTGCATCTTGCGCCTACTGTGCACTTGGATTTCAGTTGTACAGAGTATAAAGCTCTGTTCTGTTACCATTGTTTGCGGTAGCACCAAAATAACAGTGTTCAGACCTGCCATTCATTAGACCTAGGTCTGTCCAAACAGCGTCCTGATTTGGATGGAGTTGACAGGCAGCGCTAAAACCAGATTATCTGACCAACAAAGAAGTTATGTATTATCATTAATAATTCTTTTAACTGAAGCTGAATATTCCATGCAGGTTACTAAATCACATGTACAGTTGAAATGAGGATTATCCACATGTCTGTCTGAAATATTGTGCTGACCTTTTATGCCTTTGGGCAGGCTTTGTACTGTGCTTGATTAGAGGTCCTGGAAGTGCCTCAGTGTTTGCTCAGTATGTTCCCCGCTGTGTTGATGCTTTTGGGATGCACTGATTATGTTTATGTGAAAGAACATCATCCTTGCTTGCGGCCGTGGTTTGATTGCATGTGCAGTATATGTCTGCACTTTTATTGTCCCATTTGTTAACTCTATCTTACTTACCATTATTTTGGATCAACCTTGTTTATGTAAAATCAGGAAtctgctgctgcatttgctCAGACTTGGTCATTAGATTTCATGTAATGTGAAACAGTACATGCTATTGTACTAGAATAGTTCATAGGCCTGCACATAGCTCTGAGTGAGcactgcttattttctttctttcccgCCCACCCCCCGCCTCCCTTACTCTTTTCCAGGACTCCTGGCGACGTGTAATCAGTACTGGAGTACAGATTGGTATCCCTATGCCCTGCTTCACTACAGCACTTTCATTTTATGATGGATACAGGCATGAAATATTACCAGCTAACCTGATTCAGGTAGGTGCCTGAAATAGTGTAGCAGACCTTCTAGCTACTGAAATATCATCATGTTGTTATTTAAATACTGGCCTAAAGGCCATGATGGCAATATGTCCTAATCACTCCAACACTGTAAAGATTAAGGCATAGATTGCCTAATACAACTCTGTTAAACCTGAAATTCACAGCAGTAAAATACTATGAGATGTCTGGATAAAGAACACCAGAGATATTGGTATTACAGTGCCCAGCATGTGTTAGTATTCCATCTGTGAACCAAGGGTAATGATATCTTTGAATCAAAATTCTTTATAAAGAAGTAAGTATCTTTGAGCCTAAGGATGTATGTAAGTACTTGTTTTTTAGATTAGTACCTAGTAGAAATAATATACTTGTCTTTCTACAGAACTCTTAATTACTAAATGTTAGTAAATGTTTCATTGCAGTGATTTTGctaataatgagaaaataagtttGAATGTTATAATATTGGAGTCAAATCTTATTTCTAGTATTCCTATAGTCAAGTATCAGTAGGTACAACTTCTAGTACTCATAAGACTCTGATATTCATTTGtctattttgtgtgtgttcttaTTCTAGGCTCAGCGTGATTACTTTGGTGCACATACGTATGAATTATTATCGAAGCCAGGTGTATTTATCCATACTAACTGGACAGGCCATGGAGGAAATGTGTCCTCTTCTGCCTACAATGTCTAATGGAAGTATTTCCTCTTGAAGCCAAGATACTGTAGATCTCAGATATTCCTCCTAGGATACCACTTTTTACTGTACTGTGCTAGAACTTGTGTTGGGACACTTTTGTAATAATTTGTGGgtatatttcatatatatatatatctcaatatatatatatcatataaaaaagctaaataaatttGCTTATAAAGGTATTGAGgtgttttctttccactgctgcTGGCCAAAACTGGCTAAAATGTCTTTGTGTGGTATTTAatagaatacattttaaaatgatatttCTGTTGTATTATAGTGCATAAACTCATAGGGATCAAGATAGAGATGACTGCATTTCAATAATTGCTAAAGTGGAGAATGGCAGACAGTCAGCACAGTAAAGCTACACAAGATTCCAGGGAGGTAAAGGCATTTTTTGGTTGCCATTGTTTATTTCTAACAGGCAGTAGGTTCTTAAAGATTAATTCCTGGGTGTTCACCTGCACACAGTCTTTCACACTGTGAGCTGTTTGCTTTCTATGAAAGGGTGAAGGGTGGGATGGCTCATGGAGAAACTTGAATGCAGGTCATGGGTGTCAAGACTGATACTTCTGTCACCAAGCCATTCTCCCTCCAACTGTTGTTCCCAGTTTTAAGCTCTGGCATAAACTGTTGGCTTAGCTGTGTGCTTGCACTCTTTTCCCCAAATCTCCTGGCTTCTTTGCCTCCTCTTCCCATGAGGCAATTAAAAATACCTGCAGTAGCATGCAAAGTTGGCCATGTTTGATATCCTCTTCCTGCAGTCCCACTGCCAGTCATCTTCAGGACTTCAGAAAATTCACCTGTGTGcctgtaccttttttttttttctcctcagaacctctcaagttttaaattttgtgcTGTGCACCGATTGTTATATTTTTTGCTCCATTTATCTCTGCTAAGACAGTTAGCTACTTAGTTGAATATCTGTATAATTAGCAAAAgattactttgcatttaaagCAACTTTTCTGCAGATTATGTGGTAAGATTTAGGAATcctataaaataaatgtgtgacAAATTGCAGGCAATAGTGATAACGGGAGGGTCACAAACATTTTAGTAGTCAGTTTGCCCCAGCATTTGTGGTTTAGGTTCTCCAGCAGGAGAATTGTATTAGAAACTACCGCAGTGAACAGTAGGAGCAGTTTTGCCAGTTTGTTGTGTGCATAGGCgttgtgttttggaggaaaatgaaatactcCCGCCGATCTATTTTAGTGCTTAGTACGATAGTAGCGCTGAGAGAAATATCTACTGTCTGGAATCCCGCTGTGCTGAAACGTGACGGCTGCTCGGTCGGAGTGAGCGGTGTGTGCCTCACGGGGGTGACCGGGAGCAGTGTGTTCTGTCACCTCATTTGAACTGAACCGTTtagggggaagggaagggatgggggCATCACCTGATGTTGCTTTACATCTCTCTTACTAGCTCACCTCGCCCGGACACACGCATTAACTCCCGATCGAGGGACGATCTTTCATGGTGGGTCCAGAACCCTCACGTAAGGTGTTCGAACAGGACGGGTGCTGTCATCACCGCTTAAAACCAGATCGTGCCCACGTCAGCAGCTTCAAGGGTAACGTGCAAAGCCTCCTGCACACCGCGTCCCGGCCGGCCGTCCCTACGGCGGGACTTGATTTCCCTCTCCTTCAAACACCCCTCTTCAGCAACGaggcgggagcggggggggcgGCTGTTTCCTCGGCCCGTcccggggagggctggggtCTCCCTCGCAGCGGCCCCTTTCCCGCAGCACCCGGACGACCGCCCGCTGCGGAGGTAACGGCGCCGCCCCGGgctgcgcggggcgggggcgtCCGAGATGGCGGCGGcgcagccccgccccgccgcgctggGCGGGAAACCCAGCTGAGGGCAGCGCCAtggaggcggcgggcggcgagGAGAGGGTCCTTCTCACCCAGGTACCACGGCGCTGGcgtcctctcctcctccccgggcccacagccccggccccgctcctaCCGTGCCGGAGCTGGCCCCCAGGGCCGCTGGGGGAGGGCCCGGCCGGGACAAGATGGAGCCGTGGTGGGGGGTGTGGGGCAGAGAGTGGTAAATGTGGTGCTGCGAGGCGTGCTGGGGTCCGTAAACGGTCGTTTATGTTGCGTCCTTTTAAGTAGTCTTGATGGTTTACGCAAAAGCTGGTATATCAGTGTGCAGAGAGCTGACCTGTTACTGCTTTGGATCCTTTCAGAGGCTGAAGGCTGCGGTTCACTACACGGTTGGCTGCCTGTGTCAGGAtgttgcagaaaacaaagaggtGCAATTCAGCAAACAAACCATTGCAGCTATTTCAGAGATCACCTTCAGGCAGTGCGGTACGGAAGTTTGCATATTATCTATTTGTTCAAGACCACTTGCTGGAGAAACGATGCTTtaaccccacccccccaccccccccccagcactggaACTAGGTATCACCGGTGCATTGTTTCttgcattacattttttaaagtacaagAAATAGTGATTTTGGTTTTCAGACctggaaaaagcatttaaatgtaTGTGGAAATATTGTGTGGGCCTCCTGCCTGTGCAAGAGTGGCACGTAATAACAAGTTATGGTCGCTTCTCATAACTAACTTGGATAATTTGCAGTTACGCTTTGTAACAGCTAGAACTGCGTTACGTATCTCTTCCTACTCAGagttagcattttaaaatacgtggtgtctttgtgttttctccagAGAACTTTGCAAAAGACCTCGAAATGTTTGCAAGGTAGGTACTGGAACACTTGATTGTTacaaaggctttctttttttatgttcagCTCCAATAACTAGgtaatctttaaaatacatcttgtAATTAAAGTTTTAAAGGGCTCTATTGGCTGATTAAATAGTGGCTGTGAAGTTAGGAAATAGATACTCCCCTGTTGGTTCTTCCTGATCTTGGAAGTTCATTTATGTGGTACAAGTGATTCTTTAGATTAATGACTACATACAATTGTCAAATGTGTTGATACATAGCAGTACTGGATGGTTTGGGAGTGACAGATGCTTACTAGCATGCCTGTGTTTCATCTGGTTGCTCCAAGGAGGTAAGGGAATGTTTAAAGGTGTCAGAACTTAACACAGTGACCTACTGGCAAGTAAGAGGGAACGGAACAGTGGTGCTTGAAGTTCTGGTTGCTGAATTCTACTGTTTTTACGCAGGAAGTGTGGGCATTTAGATGTACACATACAAACTTGTAAAATAGGCTTTTGTGTATTATAGTTGGAAAAGATAAGCATGTTTGGTTTACTGGGTCCCTGTTAAGCCCTTTTAGCTAGTGTTCTGAATTAGATGCTGTATGGCCTGTTACCAATGTTGGCAAACACATTAAggggtattttttaattttacgCAGGCATGCAAAACGAAGCACAGTCACTACAGAGGATGTGAAGCTTTTGGCTAGAAGGAGCAATTCTTTGGTGAGATTccctgtattttctgtcttgcaaCATTCTTAAGCCAACTGGTTAATTCCTAAGAGCATTTGATTGAAGGCTATAGATGATGAAGCAACTGTTGGCTTAAGCAATTTCACTGGCTTATAGATGATGGATGGGCACAatccagtgatttttttaaatttttctctcattttgctTCATGACACTATGCCTCTCTGTGGGAACACAGATCTGATTGCAATTCAAGCAGCAATGTTCTGGTTGCAACAGGACTGCTGAGGTTCCAAGTACAAAAGTGCGATAAACAGACACATTATAGCATTGTCAGTCTTGGAAATaaatcacttgttttttttccctgatgttGTGTTCCTTTGCTTTAGCTTAAGGTCAGGAATAGCTTGAGTCCACCTTGCAGTACTAAGTCTCCTAACATTAATATAGGGATGATTCACGTTATTGTATTCTCTTATGTGCTGATCTGTATGATGTTCAGTGGACTTAAATTCACTAATTGTTACGACATACCTGTAAATGCTTCCATGAAGAAGAATACTTCCaatactaattttaattttatgtgaggggactttttccttccatctgtGATTTGAAATAGGCAACACGAACTTGCCTGAGAAGGCATAGTAAATGTTGGAGCTGAATTTTGTGTTCCTAACTATCGTGTGCTGTTTATGTTAAGTGGGTGCAGAGAAATCTTCCAGTATCTCTGTACTgtcgtgatttaaccccagccagcaactaagcaccacgccgccactcactcacttcttTCCCACCCAGcgggataggggagagaatcggggaaaaaaaaaagtaaaactcatgggttgagataagaacagttgaatatgacagaaaagaaaaaaaaaatgatgataataataacagtaataaaatgacaataataaaagaattggaatgcacaatgcaattgctcaccacttgctgaccgatgtCCAGTTcgttcctgagcagtgattccccccctggccaactcccccccagtgtatatactgggcatgacatcacatggtatggaatatcccttcggccagtttgggtcagctgtcctggctgtgtcccctcccaacttcttgtgcccctccagtcttcttgctggctgggcatgagaagctgaaaaatccttgacttagtataaacaccacttagcaacaactgaaagcaccagtgtgttatcaacattcttctcatactgaatccaaaacataagacaataccagctactagaaagaaaatgaactctatcccagccgaaaccaggacatgtaCTCAGATTGTATCTCAACAGTTACTCAGAGTTGTAGTTTGCCAATGTTGCCGTCTTGGTTGTAGAGATGGATGTAACATACATTTATAAATCCTAGTCTTGCCAGGGCATTTCAGTATCTGAGGATATCCAGCTTAGACTGAGGGCTTCATGCAAGAATTAAAACTAGTTGATGTTTGTCAGCCTTTTTGGAGTGTCTGTCATCTTTTTTGTAGTAAGAATTTGCCTTGTTAATTTCTCTTAAACATTTATCTGTAATTTATCATGAATAAATGCAGTTCCTCAGTAGATGACTGATGAGTTTATTGTTCTCAGCTGAAGTATATCACCCAGAAGAGTGACGAGCTCACATCAAGTAACATGGaacaaaaggagaagaagaaaaagaagtccagTGCAGCTAAGGGAGGGAGAACTTCTGGGGAACAAGTGACTGTGACTGAAAGTGAAGATTCCAACATGGCATGATTTACCTTTCAAGTAATGTCTCTGGTCATTCTTCTCTTATTGTCCTAGAGGAACCAATGTTAGTCTCTTAGAGATTCCTCTTGCACGTTAGCAACACTAATGAAGCTTTGGGTTTTTAAGTGAACACAAttagttggatttttttgttccagaaaTGAAAGGTCTGTCAGAATTTAGTAAAGCTTACAGCCAAAATGCCTTAATTGCTCACAAAAAGCTATGTTtactgttattaaaaagaaaattctttaaataaagagtTTAAAGCAGAACATTCTCACTGACCATAATACCTCAGTATGTGCAACTCCCTCCATGCTGCAACTTAGTTTCTCCAGTAATTGTTTGACTCCCtccttgtttccatt contains:
- the LOC115342709 gene encoding centromere protein S isoform X1, with the protein product MVGPEPSRKVFEQDGCCHHRLKPDRAHVSSFKEAEGCGSLHGWLPVSGCCRKQRGAIQQTNHCSYFRDHLQAVRHAKRSTVTTEDVKLLARRSNSLLKYITQKSDELTSSNMEQKEKKKKKSSAAKGGRTSGEQVTVTESEDSNMA
- the LOC115342709 gene encoding centromere protein S isoform X2; its protein translation is MEAAGGEERVLLTQRLKAAVHYTVGCLCQDVAENKEVQFSKQTIAAISEITFRQCENFAKDLEMFARHAKRSTVTTEDVKLLARRSNSLLKYITQKSDELTSSNMEQKEKKKKKSSAAKGGRTSGEQVTVTESEDSNMA